One window of the Thermasporomyces composti genome contains the following:
- a CDS encoding Lrp/AsnC family transcriptional regulator: MVVHAYILIQTEVGKAAEVAANIAKIKGVTLAEDVTGPYDVIVRAEANNVDELGKLVIAQVQGVPGITRTLTCPVVHV, translated from the coding sequence GTGGTCGTCCACGCCTACATCCTCATCCAGACCGAGGTCGGCAAGGCGGCCGAGGTCGCTGCGAACATCGCCAAGATCAAGGGAGTGACGCTCGCTGAGGACGTCACCGGCCCGTACGACGTGATCGTGCGCGCGGAGGCCAACAACGTCGACGAGCTCGGCAAGCTGGTCATCGCCCAGGTCCAAGGGGTCCCTGGTATCACGCGTACATTGACCTGTCCCGTCGTCCACGTGTAG
- a CDS encoding DUF3515 domain-containing protein, translating to MSRSARHSRGLAAGVRAAATAGGLLVFLAGCGAAPVSTEPPRPTGAAATACRALLSDLPDTVQGQDARPVEPADALAAAWGDPPIVLRCGVERPARLRPSSPCLEVDGVGWFPQQAARGHLFTTVGRSAYVEVAVPEAYQPAAEPLVDLADAIRRHIPERRPCQ from the coding sequence GTGTCCCGATCCGCCCGGCACTCACGAGGCCTCGCGGCCGGTGTACGTGCGGCCGCCACGGCCGGCGGTCTCCTCGTCTTTCTCGCCGGCTGCGGTGCCGCGCCTGTCTCCACCGAGCCACCGCGTCCCACGGGAGCTGCCGCGACCGCGTGTCGAGCTCTGCTGAGCGATCTGCCCGACACCGTGCAAGGCCAGGACGCGCGGCCGGTGGAACCCGCCGACGCCCTCGCCGCCGCCTGGGGTGATCCGCCGATCGTGCTTCGCTGCGGTGTGGAGCGTCCCGCGCGACTGCGGCCGTCCTCGCCCTGTCTCGAGGTCGACGGCGTCGGGTGGTTCCCGCAGCAGGCGGCGCGCGGCCACCTCTTCACGACCGTGGGCCGGTCAGCCTACGTCGAGGTTGCGGTTCCCGAGGCGTACCAACCAGCGGCGGAGCCCCTGGTCGACCTGGCTGACGCCATACGGCGTCACATCCCGGAGCGGCGCCCGTGTCAGTGA
- a CDS encoding D-alanine--D-alanine ligase family protein produces MSELERSPDTRDGATGSKPRVAVVFGGRSSEHAVSCVTAGSVLRALDRDKYDVVPIGITTDGRWVLERDEPERLVIQAGRLPEVDEKGTAVVLANDDERGLVCLDPAAGPTALGRIDVVFPVLHGPFGEDGTLQGLLEMAGVRYVGAGVLASAVAMDKHYAKLILQANGFPVAPYTVITRRAWETDRAACQEAVDSLGYPVFVKPARGGSSIGITKVRQRADLPEAVEEARRYDPKVVVEAAVLNAREIECGVLESLDGGRPEASVVAEICYDTEYEFYDFQAKYLDDETHVDLRLPADLEPSVAQEVQDMAIRAFEALSVEGLARVDFFLREDGTLLLNEINTMPGFTPYSMFPRMWAASGLDYPSLVDRLVQLALRRPLGLR; encoded by the coding sequence ATGAGTGAGTTGGAGCGGAGCCCGGATACGCGGGACGGGGCGACGGGCAGCAAGCCCCGGGTGGCGGTCGTGTTCGGCGGCCGGAGCTCGGAGCACGCCGTGTCGTGCGTCACGGCGGGCAGCGTGCTGCGTGCGCTCGACCGAGACAAGTACGACGTGGTCCCGATCGGGATCACCACCGACGGGCGGTGGGTGCTCGAACGCGACGAGCCCGAGCGACTGGTGATCCAGGCGGGGAGGCTGCCCGAGGTCGACGAGAAGGGCACGGCGGTCGTCCTGGCCAACGACGACGAGAGAGGGCTCGTCTGTCTCGACCCGGCGGCGGGTCCGACCGCCCTCGGCCGCATCGACGTGGTCTTCCCGGTCCTGCATGGACCGTTCGGGGAGGACGGCACGCTGCAGGGCCTCCTGGAGATGGCGGGCGTCCGCTACGTCGGCGCGGGAGTGCTGGCCAGCGCGGTGGCGATGGACAAGCACTACGCGAAGCTCATCTTGCAAGCCAACGGCTTCCCGGTCGCCCCGTACACCGTCATCACGCGTCGCGCATGGGAGACCGACCGGGCGGCGTGCCAGGAGGCGGTCGACTCCTTGGGCTACCCGGTGTTCGTCAAGCCGGCACGGGGAGGCTCCAGCATCGGCATCACCAAGGTTCGCCAGCGAGCCGACCTCCCCGAGGCGGTCGAGGAAGCGCGCCGGTACGACCCCAAGGTCGTGGTGGAGGCCGCTGTCCTGAACGCCCGCGAGATCGAGTGTGGCGTGCTGGAGAGCCTCGACGGGGGCCGGCCTGAGGCGAGCGTGGTCGCCGAGATCTGCTACGACACCGAGTACGAGTTCTACGACTTCCAGGCCAAGTACCTCGACGACGAGACCCACGTCGACCTACGCCTGCCGGCGGACCTCGAGCCGTCCGTCGCTCAGGAGGTCCAGGACATGGCCATCCGAGCCTTCGAGGCCTTGTCGGTGGAAGGGCTGGCGCGGGTCGACTTCTTCCTCCGCGAGGACGGCACCCTGCTGCTCAACGAGATCAACACGATGCCGGGGTTCACGCCGTACTCGATGTTCCCCCGGATGTGGGCGGCCTCCGGGCTGGACTATCCCAGCCTGGTCGACCGGTTGGTCCAGCTCGCGCTGCGCCGACCGTTGGGCCTTCGCTGA